One region of Juglans regia cultivar Chandler chromosome 4, Walnut 2.0, whole genome shotgun sequence genomic DNA includes:
- the LOC109003623 gene encoding phosphatidylinositol/phosphatidylcholine transfer protein SFH2-like isoform X1: MGIVSQEAIKQLLGLMDQVEEPLKRTFQNIHQGCLAETVARFLKAREWNVAKAHKMLVDSLNWRVQNEIDNILSKPIVPSELYRAVRDSQLVGVSGYSKEGLPVFAIGVGLSTFDKASVHYYVQSHIQINEYRDRVILPSASKKFGQPINTCVKVLDMTGLKLSALSQIKLLTIISTIDDLNYPEKTNAYYIVNVPYVFSACWKVVKPLLQERTRKKVQVLSGCGRDELLKIMDYDSLPHFCRREGSGSGSSRRSYGNCYSLDHPFHQQLYNYIKQQSLICEPVEPVKQGSFHVDLPEPAAEGTEIAKTIQSELQKFGNRNRIHDSLDGLKIEDN, from the exons ATGGGGATCGTTTCTCAGGAAGCGATCAAGCAGCTCCTAGGATTAATGGATCAAG TTGAGGAGCCATTGAAGAGAACATTTCAG AATATTCATCAAGGATGTTTAGCCGAAACTGTGGCACGTTTCCTAAAAGCAAGGGAGTGGAATGTTGCCAAAGCCCATAAAATG TTGGTGGATTCTTTAAACTGGAGGGTACAAAATGAGATTGACAACATCTTATCA AAACCCATAGTTCCCAGTGAGCTGTACAGAGCAGTGCGTGATTCACAGCTGGTAGGAGTGTCAGGTTACTCAAAGGAG GGGCTGCCTGTCTTTGCAATTGGTGTCGGGCTGAGCACATTTGATAAAGCATCT gTCCACTACTATGTGCAGTCACACATTCAAATCAATGAATATCGGGACCGTGTAATTTTG CCTTCTGCATCTAAAAAATTTGGGCAGCCTATTAACACGTGTGTGAAGGTTTTGGACATGACTGGCCTGAAGCTTTCAGCACTGAGTCAGATAAAG TTATTAACGATTATCTCAACAATTGATGACTTGAACTACCCAGAGAAGACAAATGCATATTACATTGTAAATGTCCCCTATGTTTTTTCAGCTTGTTGGAAG GTTGTCAAGCCTCTTTTGCAGGAGAGGACAAGGAAAAAAGTTCAGGTCTTGTCAGGATGTGGGAGAGATGAGCTCTTAAAG ATAATGGACTATGATTCTCTCCCACATTTCTGTAGAAGAGAAGGCTCCGGCTCTGGATCATCTCGACGTAGCTATGGAAATTGTTATTCATTGGATCATCCATTTCATCAACAGCTCTACAACTACATCAAGCAGCAATCCTTGATATGTGAACCTGTTGAACCCGTAAAACAAGGTTCTTTCCATGTGGATCTACCTGAGCCTGCCGCAGAAGGAACAGAGATTGCTAAAACAATACAATCTGAATTACAGAAGTTTGGGAATAGGAACAGGATACATGACTCGCTAGATGGGCTAAAGATTGAAGATAACTGA
- the LOC109003623 gene encoding SEC14-like protein 4 isoform X2, whose amino-acid sequence MLVDSLNWRVQNEIDNILSKPIVPSELYRAVRDSQLVGVSGYSKEGLPVFAIGVGLSTFDKASVHYYVQSHIQINEYRDRVILPSASKKFGQPINTCVKVLDMTGLKLSALSQIKLLTIISTIDDLNYPEKTNAYYIVNVPYVFSACWKVVKPLLQERTRKKVQVLSGCGRDELLKIMDYDSLPHFCRREGSGSGSSRRSYGNCYSLDHPFHQQLYNYIKQQSLICEPVEPVKQGSFHVDLPEPAAEGTEIAKTIQSELQKFGNRNRIHDSLDGLKIEDN is encoded by the exons ATG TTGGTGGATTCTTTAAACTGGAGGGTACAAAATGAGATTGACAACATCTTATCA AAACCCATAGTTCCCAGTGAGCTGTACAGAGCAGTGCGTGATTCACAGCTGGTAGGAGTGTCAGGTTACTCAAAGGAG GGGCTGCCTGTCTTTGCAATTGGTGTCGGGCTGAGCACATTTGATAAAGCATCT gTCCACTACTATGTGCAGTCACACATTCAAATCAATGAATATCGGGACCGTGTAATTTTG CCTTCTGCATCTAAAAAATTTGGGCAGCCTATTAACACGTGTGTGAAGGTTTTGGACATGACTGGCCTGAAGCTTTCAGCACTGAGTCAGATAAAG TTATTAACGATTATCTCAACAATTGATGACTTGAACTACCCAGAGAAGACAAATGCATATTACATTGTAAATGTCCCCTATGTTTTTTCAGCTTGTTGGAAG GTTGTCAAGCCTCTTTTGCAGGAGAGGACAAGGAAAAAAGTTCAGGTCTTGTCAGGATGTGGGAGAGATGAGCTCTTAAAG ATAATGGACTATGATTCTCTCCCACATTTCTGTAGAAGAGAAGGCTCCGGCTCTGGATCATCTCGACGTAGCTATGGAAATTGTTATTCATTGGATCATCCATTTCATCAACAGCTCTACAACTACATCAAGCAGCAATCCTTGATATGTGAACCTGTTGAACCCGTAAAACAAGGTTCTTTCCATGTGGATCTACCTGAGCCTGCCGCAGAAGGAACAGAGATTGCTAAAACAATACAATCTGAATTACAGAAGTTTGGGAATAGGAACAGGATACATGACTCGCTAGATGGGCTAAAGATTGAAGATAACTGA
- the LOC109003622 gene encoding WEB family protein At1g12150, giving the protein MAKIQIKDGQKPPSSARPEVGEIDTRAPFESVKAAVGLFGEVAICREQPVAKKSNLSSGSVLDKETQLLLAQKELNKIEEQLESSVTAKAQALSELEKAKKTLQDLTTKLKTVSESKQSLNEAAEAVKNKTKKLEREKSRNANGLEAWKQELDHARKEYLTTVTELDAAKQELTKLRQDFDAALEVKSAAFQQAAEAQGSASINTEKVSELSEEIADMQLSIEQLQLATLQIRQEETMIVAERDACLQLYKSTKEEAEKKLLSMKIEADPVSTRYLKAKYAETSADIEAMQKEMKAVHASEMNASRAVTLELNEATKKLQEVAEEERSLRSLVSSLSLELEDVKNKRAELKDDMAMESFAAKLNTVVQNNKAEAENTKREAEKMKREAIELKREAESTRIASEEVERKLELALKEAEEAKAAEHRALYEMKTSSKKRDGLPSLNSETCAAIKLTLEEFESFSRKVEESQNMAKRIEEAAMAQLESINVSISQANKKLEANMKAIQEIKDATEIALIKAGMVVSEPQRWRHAESKWRYAETKWRHAESKWNLKLRL; this is encoded by the exons ATGGCCAAGATTCAAATAAAAGATGGCCAAAAGCCTCCAAGTTCTGCTAGACCAGAAGTGGGAGAGATTGACACCAGGGCACCTTTCGAATCTGTCAAAGCTGCTGTGGGTCTATTTGGTGAAGTAGCAATCTGTAGGGAGCAACCTGTTGCCAAGAAGTCAAATCTTTCTTCAGGG AGTGTTCTGGACAAGGAGACACAACTGCTATTGGCCCAGAAAGAACTGAACAAGATAGAGGAACAGCTAGAGAGTTCAGTGACTGCAAAAGCTCAGGCACTTTCAGAACTTGAAAAGGCTAAGAAGACCCTGCAAGACTTAACCACCAAGCTCAAGACTGTAAGTGAGTCTAAGCAATCATTAAACGAAGCTGCAGAAGCTGTGAAGAACAAAACCAAGAaacttgaaagagaaaaatcaagaaatGCCAACGGACTTGAAGCTTGGAAACAAGAACTGGACCATGCCAGAAAGGAGTACCTGACCACCGTCACTGAACTTGATGCTGCAAAGCAAGAGCTCACCAAACTTCGGCAGGATTTTGATGCGGCCTTGGAAGTGAAATCGGCTGCATTCCAACAGGCAGCAGAAGCTCAGGGTTCAGCATCTATCAACACAGAAAAGGTTAGTGAGCTTTCAGAGGAAATTGCAGACATGCAATTATCAATTGAACAACTACAGCTTGCCACTCTACAAATCCGCCAAGAAGAGACAATGATTGTGGCAGAAAGAGATGCATGCCTACAACTGTACAAATCCACAAAGGAAGAAGCAGAGAAAAAGCTGCTCTCCATGAAAATAGAGGCTGATCCCGTATCTACTAGATATTTGAAGGCTAAGTATGCAGAAACAAGTGCTGACATTGAAGCCATGCAAAAGGAGATGAAGGCAGTTCATGCTTCTGAAATGAATGCTTCGAGAGCTGTAACCTTGGAGCTCAATGAAGCCACAAAGAAACTGCAGGAAGTAGCTGAAGAAGAAAGATCTCTTCGAAGCTTGGTGAGTTCCCTTAGTCTGGAACTAGAGGATGTGAAGAACAAGCGAGCGGAATTGAAGGATGACATGGCTATGGAATCCTTTGCGGCTAAGCTGAATACTGTAGTACAGAATAATAAGGCAGAAGCTGAAAATACTAAACGGGAAgcagagaagatgaagagagaggCTATTGAGCTTAAGCGAGAAGCTGAATCCACTCGTATTGCATCAGAGGAAGTAGAGAGAAAGCTAGAACTTGCCCTCAAAGAGGCTGAGGAAGCAAAAGCAGCAGAGCATAGAGCCCTTTACGAGATGAAGACTTCTTCTAAGAAACGGGATGGTCTTCCTTCTTTGAACTCAGAGACTTGTGCTGCCATCAAATTAACTTTGGAGGAGTTTGAGTCCTTTAGTAGAAAAGTCGAGGAATCTCAAAATATGGCTAAAAGAATAGAGGAAGCTGCCATGGCTCAGTTAGAATCAATCAATGTGAGTATAAGTCAAGCAAATAAAAAGCTGGAGGCCAATATGAAGGCAATCCAGGAAATCAAGGATGCAACCGAGATTGCTCTAATAAAAGCAGGAATGGTTGTGAGTGAACCCCAGAGGTGGAGACATGCAGAATCAAAGTGGCGATATGCAGAAACAAAGTGGCGACATGCAGAATCAAAGTGGAATTTGAAGCTCCGGCTATGA